The genomic stretch GAAACTATTCCAAATTactcatttgaaaaatattattcaagACATTGTAAAGCTccaatttttaaagtttattttggggtgggaggaagtATGGAGTCACCCAATTTAATAACCAATTTACATAAAAACAAGAATGCAGTTCTGGAATTTCACATTAACATAGAACTAGCATTTAAAAGTAGCTTTAAGCTATTGTATAGTAACATAGAGATGGGAGTTAACCATCTTTAggtaaatgtatttaaatttctaaatgttaaaagaaacttttaatCGAATGTCTTCTGTTTGAAACTGCTCTTTAATTTGAACTGATGTTTAATTCTCTGGTTTTTAACACTGAATGGTCTACATAAAATTCTTCTATTTCAGATATTGTTCCTTGCCTGGCTTCTTCAATTTactctttaaaatgtaattaatttgaTGGCAGTGCTTTGAAACGCAGAAGTAAATACTGTTCATACTGCTGTTCACAGTATCTGAAGGCTTAGTGTATTGGATGTTGTGACAGATGTTTATAGCTGGTATTTTTGGTTAACTGAAGTGTGGTGTAGCTTGACTGCTGCTCCTCAGGCAGGGCCAGTTCCATGGTCTGTGTCAAATGAGTTTTGCAGCTTCAGTCTTAAATAGCACACCTGTCTCCAGAACTAGAGAGAgactgaaaacacaaaacaggcACAGGGGTCAAGACTGGAAAAGTTCACCTCATCTACCAAGATCAGCTGTGACAAGGCAAACCTCTCTGCTCTTCAGTgcccttcccagcccagcagcacagaggagagcTGTTGGGAAGGCCCAGGCAGGAAGGGAACCTCCTACTCAGCCAAAAGTCACTTTTCTGAACTTTGTCACAGACTGACCAGCTCTGTGCAAATTCCCCTCCCTGTAGTGCTTCACCTGCTGCTAATGATCAGCACTAACTGTTTTGAGTCTGTCTCAGgagatggtattttttttttggtaaaaactTCCTCTTACCCATCAGTGTCTGCAGTGGAGTTGAGCCTGCAGGGAATTGCAGGGAGGAGGAGCCTCTTAAGTTAATGTGGGGTAGTAAAAGGTTTGTCTGCTGTGAAAAGGTGCATCTGCTTCCTCAAAACTGAGGTGAAAGCAGGCAActgaagcagcaaagcaaaaaggaagcTGATGTGTGGCAATTGCCTGGCCCAGGCCTGaaggctggctgcagcacctgTTCCTGGGGAGGTCCCTTGTCTGCAGCTGTGACCAGTTATGGCTCACTGTGGGAGGAGTTGAGGCACTTGCGAGGCAGCAGTGCAAGTGCTGTGATGTTCTTGCATGGGGAAATGTTCTGGCTTGCCAAGCTTAGGCGCCAGCTTGCTGCTGTGTCCTGTGGCAACTTCCCTCCATCTCTACTTGCTGCTGAGGCCTCTGACATTAGACTGACTTGTTTCTAGTTGCTTCAGCTGGCTTTATTTCTGTAGAAGAGCAATAAACCCTTGATTTGGCATTTCATACTTCACTAGTGAAGTATCCTTAAAGGCAACGCTTTAGCTGAATGTTCTTTCTTGCAGTATCAAATCTGAagtaaatgaaacaaagcagtccagttgctttgcttggagccagctggagcaCCTGTGGGGAGCTGGTGCCAGGTGTCTTGCCTCCCAGTGAGAGAAATGAGTCACACCGGTCTTACATGTGCTTCTGTGCACACTCTGCTGTGAAAGGCTCTGTTGCAGTTGGATTTTGACCTACCTTACCCATGTGCTGCTGTTCACTCTGGCTTTATTGCAGCTGTTATCTACCTGATCTTACCagctcttcagctgcttttgttttctgtctgctcTGTCCTCTTGGGATTTTTGCTTCTTGTGGTCTTAAATTGTCCcgtttgcttgctttttatgGCTGAAACTGACAGTTGTTGGACACCACCCAGGTGTCTGTCCTTCTACCCTTGCTGTTGGAAAACACAATTATTTATAGACTTAGTTTTCTTTTGGTAAGTCTTCCTTAAAATTAGAAACTCTTCCCTTAGCCTATGAGGCTGTTATGGCATTGCCATGGCGGGGGGAGATACAGTGGATACTTGTTTTGCCAGCTTGCCTTTTGTCAGTCTCACCATCATGAGGCTCTCCTTGAGAGGAGATGAACCTTCCCTCTGACACTAAAAGCGTgctgtttcagcagcagctggctttgCACTGCTTGTGGGACAGAGAAGTGACAGTACCTGGAGTGACTAAGCTGCCAGGGCTGACATTTGCATTCTGGGAGTATGACTTACAGGTGTCTGGGAGTGAGAAatcaaaaacaaaagctgctggAGGTGGCCAAGATCAAAAGGGCAGGGCCTGGGCAGGTCTGGAAGCCTCCCTGGTGGTGGCTCCTAGTagcagaggcaggcagctgcaCTGAGGAGTggttcttggctgcagcagagctcctcAAGGAAAGCTGCATGGCTGGATGGGCAGCTGGGCCTGCCTTTGCTAAATAAGGCTCTGCTATGATTATACACCACCTGGACAGCACAGGAAGAGAGCAGCTATTTAACAGCTGCTCTGAGTGAAAGTTTTAACTATGCTGTGAAGGTCCTAAACGTtctaacaaaaccaaacctgctATAAAACCACAAGGGAGCTGTTAGAGGTGGATATAGCTTGTGAAAAGCATTAAGTGATGCAAACTAAACTGATGCACAGAAGCAACTGTTAAGAGCAGCTTTAATAAAACTTGTAGTgagtcagaaaaacaaagatcTTACCACTGAAGGCTTTTGGTAGCAGATCAAGCTGAAGTGCCTCGTAGAGAAAGATGGTACTTGAAGCTAAGAATGTATTTCAGGGCTTTGTATCTAAAAGTACACAATGTGACACCACCATTGCCATTTCACCACAGCCTCTCACAGGGGAGGCGGGCTGAACAGAAAAGGGTAAGAATCTCTACAAACCACACTCCCCAAGAAGTATATTACAGTAGTTTCTTGGAGAACACGTTCcccaggaagagaaaaaaatatattacataaaGTAGTCTCGCTTaagttttgcattttgaatGTAGAACAGAATATCCCATTGCACGCACACAAAACAAGGCAAACTGTACACATTGGCTCATCCTTAGCTACGGAGGGTCGCTAACCGCGACTGCATTGCTTCGATGTCTTCCTCCTCATCAACTGCAGCGGCTGCTCCCATGGGCTCAGGCTCTGGAAGGGCATCTGTGACTTTACTGGGTGCTTTACCCAAGGCCCCTGCAAACAACAGACAGGCCTGTTAGCGTACATCAGGTCTCCATTTAATCATCTGCACCTTTCAGgtacagatatttaaaataattcagcctGTTACTCAAGGTGACACGCAAGAATAGTTTGTTGGGGGACACAGCAGAATGGAGCCTGCTGAGGGGGGAGCAGCTCCCACTGCCTGCCTGGTGGGAAggagctgctcccagccaggaataaaaggaaagcaggatGTGAGAAACAGGAGAGGGCAAGAAGCCAGAAGCAGGGCACAAGGTAacagcaggagccagggcaCAGCGCTTTCAGCGTGTTACAGCTGAACGCAGCTCCAGTACTTCATTTGTCGCACCAAGTCAGAAGAAATTCAGGTAAGGAGTGTGCTAAGTGTGACCTAGTCAAATAACTAAACCAGTAGATCATTGCTTTGTGAGCTATAAGGCAGAAGTTGGGCATTTTGGGTTGGCTTTTGGCTttaggggtttttgtttgtttgttttgtgggttcCCCTGCCAACAACTCAAGACGCTAACAGCATTTTACAGCCAGGAATCACAATGCAGCCTAAGACCCAGGGCACTGCAGCTGAGTTTATTTCCTGGCTTTGTTAGTGTATCTAGTCAATCATACAAATTTCACCTTGTTAAGAGGAGCCACCGTACAAACGGTGATCTGTTAAGGCCTTAAGCACAAAGCTGCACAGACATCAGCTGATCCACGCTACTTAGGCTTTGCTGGACTGCACCAGCCGCCTCAGCCAGTATTCCCCGAGAAACCAGTTTGTCAGAACACACTGCCTGTTAGCAAAGGCACCGGCACCACTGAGAGAGCACAGGTAAGTCAGAATAGACGATTTAGTCTGCTGCGCCTTACTGAGCAGAGTGGGGCAAGGCACCGCTCTTGGCAAACACACACGCACTCACCGGCCGTAATTTCAAAAAGGATTTTGTCAATTTCcatctctgcttcctcttccatttcctcCTGGTCCTCCAGGCTTTCAAAGGTGTCCTCCAGCATTTCCTCTATAATACCAGcctagcagaaaacaaaaaggcagtgTATGATGCCCTGGGAAACAGCAGCGTAAGAGGACGTATTTCCTGCTTTCCAGATCAGGTTACGCCTATTCAGGTGTTCAAGAACCAATTGCCGGCTGCTCGAGCCTTCCCGACAGAGGCTCTTCTGCTGCACCAGGGCTGGCCAACATGCTTGCCTGCAGTTTAAGCCATATCTGTACAACCGgtgcacaggaaaagcagaaagaaaactgaggatTAAATACACACGTTCTCACTTTGAAACCCCCAAGctattatttattgttattgCATGTCTAAATGCTGACAACCCAGCGTGCTCCAAGCGTGTGAAATACAGCCGCAAACCTCAGTTGCGAAGTGTAAATTGTGTAACGCTGTAAAATTAGTGTGACACAGGTCCCCCTTTTTTCTATCTGCGTTTGAAAACATCCCTTTGCAGGGCCTGCAACTGCAGTCTGGCCAAATTGTTCTGGTGCACAATGGTGAAATTACTAAAAAATAAGGTGATCTGGCCTAAACTAGCGTGTCAGAATAGAGGGGGAAGCAAAACAACTTTGGGAGTTGAGAAGAAAATAACCACCACAGGGAAGCAGCATACTTTAAGATCAGAGCAGTTCCATCAGATGGAGACACTAAACTAGGTGTTTTACACCCAGTATCAGAATAGTCATCTGGCCTAAGGTGGGGCTTTCAGCTTCCCACTCCACAATAGGCTGCCGTAGGTCTGTCTTAATGGACATTTTTGTCCCTGAACGCAGGAAGTTCAGCCTCCCCAGAACAGAGAGAAGCTCAGGGACATGGGCAGTCACCAGGCACAAGTGCGAGCCCTTGGGATGAGGATGACCAAACCACAACCGCTCTGTCTGATCTTTCTCCTTCCATCCTCAACCTGAGGAGCTGTTTTGGCTTCAAGCTTTACACCAAATGTATCACCGAGTCAGGGTTTTCCCCACATACAGTAACTCACTAGAAAGTCCCCCGCTATTAACGTGcaacctttatttctgtttgtcagGGCTCCCAAAAGCCCTCTGACAAAGGGCCCACCAAAGCGATTGCACACTAACAACCACCTCTTGTTCACCCAAGCCTTATTTACGGTGTAGATCTTACCTTCATCATCTCTTTGGACAACTCCCTCATCGTTGCTTGGATTTCAGGGATTTTCACTAGATTCTGCATAGCTTTCATGACTTCTGTGCTCTTCTGCAATGAACCTGCTACTCTCAGGACAGCTGTGAAGGAGCACCATAGAAAAGCTTGAATGATCCATGTGTCaccaaaagcagagaaattatATCCTCCCTACATGGACAGAACAATTTGATTtggattctatgattctacttgGAAGGCAGGGTAgcgttgggttgacggttggacttgatgaccttagaggtctcttccaaccttaatgattccatgattctagaaatttgtttgcatttagGCAATTTAattataaagaagaaatggcaCCCTGCTTCTTCATTCTTGTCTACCATCCTGGAAAAGCTCAATTCCTACCCACATCAGAAAAACTACATTTCTAGCAAATATACTGGTCCTGTGTGATTACCTGGAGCAACCCAGACTGCCTGCAGAGAAACTTCAACCCACTCACGCTCTGGTTCATACAGAGAGGTCCCTGAGGAGCTCCTGCCCGTGCCCCTCAGCAGCCAGAGGGCTTGCTGAGGGTTTCACCAGTggagctgctgcccagctccATGCCTGACTGTTGGCCCAACTAGTGACCTTCCGCCTGGCACTGGGTACTGGACATGACCTCTGGCAGAAGTTCTAGCACAATAGTTTCAcagcaaagaagcaaagaagctggaaataagcgtattttaaactgaatttaacAATACTCTTTCCAGAGGCTATTCTCATAATACAGCTTAAAAGCTCTTCTCATATACATTGCTATACCAAGATCAAAATGCAATAGTTAACGGTACTTTGAGGTTCCTGAATTGTGCTGTCTCACTTTGTGGTTTCCCAGCCATGGAGAACTCACCCATTTGTATATAAAATGGTCACTCctcaatgaaataaaatgaaaaataatacatgCTGTACCTTCATTTTAATACTTAATTTCTGTAAGAACATTACACTTGTAATGTTAACAAACTAACAGAAATCTTGCCTCTAGCAGTCATTTCCCCAAGAGGATGCAAGTTAATACAAACCCCAGACTGAAATTTAGATTCCTTCCTATCACTTGGGTAAGTGTCTCGGAACGTTCCCAGTAAGGTGAAGATGCTGGTAGCAGTAATAAGGagtttttcatagaatcacagaatggtttgggttggaagggcctttagaggccatctagcccaaccccctgcagggagcagggacacccccaactagatcaggttgctcagagccccatccaacctcatcttgaatgtttccaggcatggggcatcgaccacctccctgggcaacctgggccagggtttcaccaccctcactgtaaaaaacttcttccttatatccagtccAAATCTattctcctttagtttaaaaccatcaccccttgtcccaTCACAACAGGCCTTCCTAAAGAGGTggcccccatccttcctagagtccccctttaagcactggaaggctgcaataaggtctccccacagccttctcttctccaggctgaacaaccccaactctctcagcctggccttgtagcagaggggctccagaGCTCGgatcatttttccttttaagggaCACCTCAAGCTGCACAGATGGCCCCTACTTCCCCTTCCTGAATGAGGTACATGGGGAGCCACATTTGACCTATCATAAGATTACACTTCAGGTTCACATTGCAACACCCAATTTGTCACTCATCTAGTGATAAAATCGACCAGCACccgctggggtggggggaaatgcTTTGACATTTCAGCGTGTCGGCCGCCACCAAGTCTGGCCCTGTCGTTaatgctttctgctctgctcgCCTTGCAGACTGGAATGCTCTAAGGTATGGAAAATACTGCAGGAAGCCTATTCCGACATATTCCTGATGTGGATAAGGAATGAGGGAAATACGCTGGTACCAGGGGAGCACAAAGGACCCAGCAGGTTTTACGCAGAGCTAGGCATTAAGCCACAGGGCAAATCAATTCATCCCCATCAAGGAAATCAAACACTGCTCCCCCATCTCCATTTAGGCCTTCGTAAGCGTCCCAAGACTCTTGCTAGAGAAATAACAATATACAAGATGAAGGGAATTCTACTGAAGGAAATAAACACGTTACAGAACCTGTCAAAATCAGTAACAACAACAGGCTCCACACGGATACAGGGGTATTAGGCACGCGTTCCAACTGTTTAGGAACGCACACTAAAAACATGCCCTGGATCATTGGAAGAAAGTTCTGTTTCAGAGCACGTGATTCTCATGTCACTGCACCCATCAGGCTCTGAGGAGAGGTGTTAGATTATCTGTTGAGCAGCTAGtcagaggaaacagaaagcCAGTGAATATCTAGGGAACAATGTGGGGTGGGAACCCCAGGAAGCTAACGGGGAGCTCCCTGACTATGCCAGAACCCAGGGTGGGAAACACATCCAGGGAGGGCAGTGGGGAGACGTCTCCTGCAGGCTCACGGGGGTTATTGCCTACAGGGATACAGGCCTCAGTATGGGATGTGGGGGAGAAAGAGCATTTTTTGAACCAAGAAAAACTTATTATGGAATCTTTTAAGGGGATTGCAGGAATGTGACTGAACATGAGAAACTTTTTATTGAATGTTTAGGGGAAGGACTGAGGGCGGAGAAAGGGAGGGATCAAGGTGGAACAGGGAAGACCACAAACCTCAGGGGCCTACAGGTCCAAGTACCAGCGGCCCAGGCAGAGGAAAAACCTGGGGCCAGTTACCAGAGAGCTCGCCAGCTTAGACTGAGCGTCTGAGAGCAGCTGCTGAACAACCCATGCACTGTGCatacatgtgtatatgtgtacTCTACTAGTGGACCTCAGTCCTAACCAGCGAAGAGGGAGACCAGGACTGAGCTGTCGGTGCTGTTCACATTTGTGTGAGAGCTGCATGTGTTTACACGGGTGCTGTTAAAGGCATTGCTGTGAGCCTGTGCGGCCATGTGTGCCTGCTGGTGCTCAGCCTGGCTGAATGTGGGGACATGGAACTGCAGCAGCCTCACACCTCTGGGTCCACTACAGCATGAATTTCCCCAGGTCCTGAAGCCCACTGGAATAAGCTGCCTTTCATAAGAGTAGGACTGCTTCCAAACTCaagccctgcctgcctttcaCCTTGGttcataaatatctaaagggtgggtgtcaggaggatgggccaggctcttttcattagtgcccaatgacaggccaaggggcagcgggcacaagctggaacacg from Phalacrocorax aristotelis chromosome 4, bGulAri2.1, whole genome shotgun sequence encodes the following:
- the CHMP3 gene encoding charged multivesicular body protein 3 isoform X3 — translated: MRVIDRQIRDIQREEEKVKRSIKDAAKKGQKDVCVILAKELIRSRKAVSKLYASKAHMNSVLMGMKNQLAVLRVAGSLQKSTEVMKAMQNLVKIPEIQATMRELSKEMMKAGIIEEMLEDTFESLEDQEEMEEEAEMEIDKILFEITAGALGKAPSKVTDALPEPEPMGAAAAVDEEEDIEAMQSRLATLRS
- the CHMP3 gene encoding charged multivesicular body protein 3 isoform X1; protein product: MAKMPLNDIEVLWFSPSQQLSPTQPLAQWDGGENLKRSKKTRGLSGLFPFAVLFCAPDIQREEEKVKRSIKDAAKKGQKDVCVILAKELIRSRKAVSKLYASKAHMNSVLMGMKNQLAVLRVAGSLQKSTEVMKAMQNLVKIPEIQATMRELSKEMMKAGIIEEMLEDTFESLEDQEEMEEEAEMEIDKILFEITAGALGKAPSKVTDALPEPEPMGAAAAVDEEEDIEAMQSRLATLRS
- the CHMP3 gene encoding charged multivesicular body protein 3 isoform X2 codes for the protein MGLFGKTPEKPPKELVNEWSLKIRKEMRVIDRQIRDIQREEEKVKRSIKDAAKKGQKDVCVILAKELIRSRKAVSKLYASKAHMNSVLMGMKNQLAVLRVAGSLQKSTEVMKAMQNLVKIPEIQATMRELSKEMMKAGIIEEMLEDTFESLEDQEEMEEEAEMEIDKILFEITAGALGKAPSKVTDALPEPEPMGAAAAVDEEEDIEAMQSRLATLRS